In one Heteronotia binoei isolate CCM8104 ecotype False Entrance Well chromosome 1, APGP_CSIRO_Hbin_v1, whole genome shotgun sequence genomic region, the following are encoded:
- the LOC132588735 gene encoding acyl-coenzyme A thioesterase THEM4-like, whose product MMQQFHKFMEMCKDGKWIRVASYRNVKYDIAEWLGEKLEEEEEETEARLFTRNIDAEGLGFEYVMFCNPSEKRVVCLFQPGPYLEGPPGFVHGGSVATVLDNNLMGCAFMTVGGALMANLNITFRSPIPLGSVVLVESEVERVEGKKMFASGLVRSTDGETIYAKATALVILMDSKFSRL is encoded by the exons ATGATGCAACAGTTCCACAAGTTCATGGAGATGTGCAAAGACGGGAAGTGGATCCGAGTCGCTTCGTACAGAAACGTGAAGTATGACATTGCAG AATGGCTGGGTGAGAAActcgaggaagaggaggaggagacagaagCCCGCCTGTTCACCAGGAACATTGACGCCGAGGGTCTGGGTTTTGAATATGTGATGTTCTGCAACCCCTCGGAGAAGAGGGTGGTCTGTCTTTTCCAGCCAGGTCCTTAcctggaaggacctccagg ttTTGTCCACGGCGGTTCCGTCGCAACTGTTCTCGACAACAACCTGATGGGGTGTGCGTTCATGACCGTTGGTGGCGCTCTAATGGCTAACCTCAACATCACCTTTAGGAG CCCCATCCCGCTGGGCTCGGTAGTCCTGGTGGAGAGCGAAGTGGAGAGAGTGGAAGGGAAGAAAATGTTCGCATCTGGCCTGGTGCGGAGCACGGACGGGGAGACCATTTATGCAAAAGCCACAG CTCTGGTCATCCTAATGGATTCCAAGTTCTCCCGTCTGTGA